One Ilumatobacter fluminis genomic window, CTCCTGCGCCAGGGGCGTACGGCGGCGCCGGCCGTCCTCGAACAGCCGGTCGCCGCCGTCGCCTGAACACGCCGGTTCACCGGGTCGGGTGACCTCCGGAAACGTCGACTCCGTCGCCGTTCCCTCCGACACCCGACCCGGGGACTTCAGTTGGAGAACTGATGGAGCTGGCCGCCTTCGGTGGCCAGCTTCTCCATGAGCGGGGACAGTTCCCAGTGGTCGCCGTCGAGGCGCTCGCCGTATTCGCGGATCTTGGCGACGACCTCGGGCAGACCCACCGAGTCGGCCCAGAACATCGGACCACCGCGGTACACGGGCCAGCCGTAACCGTTCACCCACACCACGTCGACGTCGCTGCCACGGATGGCGACGCCCTCGTCGAGGATCTTCGCGCCCTCGTTGATCATCGGGTACAGGCAACGTTCGAGCACTTCCTGGTCGGTGACCTCGCGCTGCTCGTAGCCCTTCGAGATGGCGAACTCGCGGATCATCGCCACGACCTCGGGATCGGGCGTGGCGGCACGGGTCTCCGGGTCGTAGGTGTAGTAGCCACGGCCGTTCTTCTGGCCGCGACGCCCTGATTCGCAGAGGATGTCGCGCACGGTCGAGCCTTTCGACGTCTCGGCTTTCCAACCGATGTCGAGCCCGGCGAGATCCATCATGGCGAACGGACCCATCGGGAGACCGAAGTCGTAGAGCACACGGTCGACCTGTTCCGGGGTGGCCCCTTCGAGGATCAGGCGGTCGGCTTCGAAGCGACGCTGCGCCAAGATGCGGTTGCCGATGAACCCGGGGCACACCCGCGACAGCACGGCGACCTTCTTGATCTGCTTGCCGAGTGCCATCGCCGTCGCGATCACGCTCGCCGAGGTCTGCTCCCCTCGAATGACCTCGAGCAGCTTCATCACGTTGGCCGGCGAGAAGAAGTGCATGCCGATCACGCTCTCGGGACGCGAGGTGGCCGAGGCGATCTCGTCGATGTCGAGGAACGAGGTGTTCGAGGCCATGATCGCCCCCGGCTTGCAGATCTGGTCGAGCTCGGCGAAGACCGACTTCTTCAGTTCCATGTCTTCGAACACGGCTTCGATGACGAGGTCGCAGTCGGCGAAGTCGGCCTTGTCGGTCGAGCCGGTGAGCAACGACATTCGCTGCTCGACCTGTTCGGCGGTCGTCGAACGCGAACGCTCGTAGTTCTTGCGCACCACACCGAGCCCACGGTCGAGCGACTCCAGGTCGCGCTCGACGATGGTGACGGGGATCCCGATGTTGGCGAAGTTCATCGCGATGCCGCCGCCCATCGTGCCGGCGCCGAGCACGCCGACGCGCTGGATGTCGACGAGCGGGGTGTCCTTCGGGACGTCGGGGATCTTGTTCGCGGCGCGCTCGGCAAAGAAGTAGTAACGCTGCGCTGCCGACTGCGAGCCGGTGACCAGCTCGCGGAAGAGTTCGGCCTCGACCTGCAGACCCTCGTCGAAGGGGAGGTTGGCGGCAGCCTCGACGCAGCGGACGTTGTACTCGGGAGCCAGGAACCCGCGCGTCTTGCGGGCGATCGTGGCGCGGAAGTCGGCGAACAGCTGCTCGTTCCCACGTGCCTCGGCGACCTTCTCGTCGCGGTCGCGGACCTTGGCGAGCGGCATGTTGTTGGCGACGGCGCGGGCAGCGAAGGCGAGGGCGGCGTTGCGCAGCGCATCGTGGTCGCCCTCGACCATCTCGTCGATCAGGCCGTCGCCCAACGCCTCGGCGGCGCCGATGTGGCGACCCGACGTCATCATGTCGAGCGCCTTCGGCACGCCGACGAGGCGGGGCAGGCGCTGCGTGCCACCGGCACCGGGCAGCAGACCGAGGTTGACCTCGGGCAGGCCGAACTTCGACGAGTCGAGCGCGACGCGATAGTGCGCACACAGTGCGACCTCGAGGCCACCGCCGAGCGCCGTGCCGTGGATCGCGGCGATGACCGGTACCGGGGCGTTCTCCATGGCGAGCTGGGTGTCGTGCAAGCTCGGCCCCTGCGGCTTCTGGCCGAACTCGCTGATGTCGGCGCCCGCGATGAAGGTGCGACCGGCGCAGATGAGGACGATCGCGGACGCGCCACCCTCGACCGCCTGGGCGAACCCGTCGGCGAGGCCCTGGCGCACGTGCCAGCTGAGCGCGTTGACCGGCGGGTTGTCGATGGTGATGACGGCGACGTCGCCCTCGCGGTCGAGGGTGACGGATTCGGAGAGTTGTGCCATGCCGCAAGTCAAGCCGAGCGCAGCCGCGCGGCACGAACCCGCTGGTCAGTCGCCCAGTTCGGCGATGATTGCGTCGATGACACCCTCGACGAGTTCGACGGCCGGCGTCGGTGTGCCCATGTACGGAGCGAAGTAGAGGCCGTCCGCGACGAGCCGCGTGTGCGCCGCACCGATCGGACCGAGTCGGTCGAGCGGTTCGTACGATCGCTCGATCAGCGCGACGAGCCGCTCGTCGTACGACTGGTCACCCGACCCGGACGCGTCGATGACGGCCTGCCAGAGCCGGCTCGGCCGCTCCGCCGACCCGTAGGCCAGCCCGATCGTCCAGCGGACGAGATCGGCGGGGTCGTCGGGCGCCGTCAGGATCTCCTCGTCGATCTGTGCATCGCACCGGTCGAGCAGACCGTGGAACATCGCCGACTTGGTCGGGAAGTGATAGAGCAAGCCGCCCTTCGAGACGCCGGCCTCGTCGGCGACCAGTTCGAGGGTGACGCTCACCGCACCGCGGTCGACGATCACCTGCTCGAGCGTGTCGAGGATCTGGTCGCGGCTCGACGGGCGGGCCATCAGCGCTCTGCGCTCTGGCGGGGTCGGCCGAGCATCCACGCCCAGATCGCGAGCGGCACGAACGCGAGCGCCGCAACGGTCGCGGCGACCTGGGTCCCGGCGACGAAGGCATCGTTGGCGACGGCGACGAGCTGATCACCGGCTGCGCCACCGAGCTCGGACGCCACGGATTGGGCGGCTCCGAGCGTTTCCCGGGCGGTTTCGAGGGCCTCGGTGGGCAACGTGGTGGCGTCGGCGATCTCCCCACGGTAGACCGTCGCCGCGATGCTGCCCAGGACGGCGGTGCCGAGTGCGATACCCAACTCGTTCGCCGTCTCCGACACCGACGCACCGGCACCGGCCCGCTCGGGCGGCAGCGCCGACATCACACCGTCGACCGCGACGGCCATCGCAGCGCTGAGTCCGGCGTTGAGGACCAGGATCGACCCGACGATCTGGGCAGTCGACGAGTCGGCGCCCACGATCGACAGCAGGAAGAAGCCGACGGCACCCGCGGTCAGCCCGAGCGAGATCACCCGGAACGTGCCGATCCGGCGAGCAGCAGCGGGCGCCGAGAGGGTGACGAGGATCGTGGCGGCGACCGACGGCAGCAGGCTCAGGCCGGCACGGAACGCCGACATCCCGGTGACGAGTTGCAGGTGCTGGGCGACGAAGTACATCGATCCCGAGAACCCGAAGCAAGCCACGAGGTTGCCGCTGATCGCCATCGTGAAGCGCGGGATCCGGAACAGGCCGACGTCGATCATCGGGTCGTCGAGTCGCTGCTGACGGCGGACGAAGCGGTAGCCGCCGACGAGGCCGACAGCGAGCGTGATCCAGGCGACCGTGGACGTGCCGTGTTCGGCGAACGACTTCATCGCGTACACGACCGAGAACATCGCGACCATCGACAGGACGGCACTCGGAATGTCGAACGGCTGCGGATCCGGGTCGCGCGACTCGGGGAGGAGCCGGGGACCGACGACGAGCAGCAGCGCGGTGACGGGAACACCCACGAGGAACACCGAGCCCCACCAGTAGTGATCGAGGAGGAAGCCGCCGACGATGGGTCCGATCGCCGCGCCGACGGAGAAGGCGACGGCCCAGATCGCAATCGCCATCTGCCGTTCCTGGTCGTCGGTGAACACGTTGCGGATGAGGGCCAGGGTGGACGGCATCAGGGTGGCGCCCGCGACACCGAGCAGTGCGCGAGCAGCGATCAACGCCTCGGCGCTGGGGGCGAACGCGGCCAGGACCGAGGCGACGCTGAACGCGGCGGCACCGATGAGGAGAAGGCGACGTCGACCGATGCGATCGCCGACGATGCCCATCGTGACCAGGAGCCCGGCGAGGACGAACGAGTAGACGTCGATGATCCAGAGCAGCTGCGAGCTCGACGGGGCCAGCGCCGTCGACAGTTCGGGGATCGCGAAGCCGAGGATCGTCGCGTCCATCGAGATGATCAGCACCGGCAGGGTGAGCGCGGCAAGCGCCAACCACCGATTCTGATCACGCTCCACCGCCGATTCCACGACCACCTCTCGCATGATCGAAACTATACCGGCCAGACGGTTTACCAACACCGGCTACCGTCGCGGGTCAGGTGCCAGAGGTGACGACTCGCCCCCGGGGCGAGGCGTGACCGGCGGTCACCTGACTCCGGGGTCCCGTGGTCTGGCCAAGCGACTCGTTCCCTGTTCGCGCACCTGCCCCGGGTCAGGTGACCGCCGGTAACGGCTCGTTCCTCGCCGTCACCTCTGGCACCTGACCCGTTGGGTTGGCGTCGGGGTCTGCTAGACAACCGCGGCATGGGGATGACGTTCGATGAGGCGGTCGATGCCGTCTGCGCGCCGGGCACGATGTTCGAGATCACCGACGGGGAGGTGCACGGTCGGCCGACCACGTTGTTCGTCCACACCCCGCCGAACATCCGCGGATTGTTCGCCATGGCCGCTGGCCGCACCGACGACTTCATCGTGTTCGAGGACGAACGCTGGACGATGCCCGACGTGCTCGACCACGCCGGCCGCATCGGCCACGCGCTGGTGCACGACCTCGGCGTCGCGAAGGGCGACCGGGTCGGGATCGCGATGCGCAACTACCCCGAGTGGATCACCGCCTTCACGGCGATCACGTCCATCGGCGCGATCGCCGTCCCCCTCAACGCCTGGTGGGTGACCGACGAGATCGTGTACGCCGTCAACGACTCGGGGTGCAGTGTGATCCTCTGCGACGAGGAACGGCTCGGTCGCATCGAGGCGGCGGCCCCGGGCGAGATCGCGGCCCGGCTCGTCACCGTTCGCTGCGGCGAGCGCGATGGCGCCATCCGCCTCGAAGACATCCTGGTCGAGGGCGCCACGATGCCCGACGTCGACATCGACCCCGACGACGACGTCACGATCTTGTACACGTCGGGCACGACCGGCTTCCCGAAGGGCGCCGTGTCGACGCACCGAGCGTTGCTGAGCGCATTGATGTCGTTCGCTGCCCGCGCCGCGGTCAGCGCCGCACGCGAGCCGGCACCGCCCGAGAGCGACGTGCCGGCGCAGAGCGCCATGATGCTGTGCGTCCCGCTGTTCCACGTCACGGGTCTCGTCCCGGTCATGCTCGGATCATTCGTCAGCGGCGCCAAGCTCGTGATGACCTACAAGTGGGACCCCGAGCGGGCGCTCGAACTGATCGAACAGGAACGGGTGACGAACTTCGTCGGTGTGCCGACGATGAGCTGGGACCTGCTGGAGGCGCCATCGTTCGCCGAGCGCGACACGTCGAGCCTCGTCTCGGTCGGCGGTGGCGGCGCACCGATGCCCGCCGAACTGGTGCGGCGCATCGAGGACAACTTCCCGAACGGTCGCCCCGGGCTGGGCTACGGCATGACGGAGACCAACGCGTACGGGCCGCAGATCACCGGCGACGACTTCTTGCAACGCCCGACCTCGACCGGTCGACCCGTGCCGACGATGGAGGTGCGCGTCACCGATCCCGAGGGGAACCCGCTGCCGCCGAACGAGAAGGGCGAGATCTGGTTCCGCGGCCCGAACCTGATCCGCGGCTACTGGAACCGTCCGGACGCGACCGCCGACACGATCGTCGACGGGTGGCTACGTTCGGGCGACATCGGGCACCTCGACGAGGAGGGCTGGGTGTACGTCAGCGACCGCGCCAAGGACATGGTGTTGCGCGGCGGGGAGAACATCTACTCGGCACACGTCGAAGCGGCGATCTACGAGCACCCTGCGGTGTACGAGGCAGCGGTGTACGGCGTGCCGCACGAGCGACTCGGTGAAGAGGTCGCGTGCCATGTGATGGTGAAGCCGGGCGAATCGCTCGAGGCCTCCGAGCTGCAGCAGTTCCTCGCCGAGCGGCTGGCCAAGTTCGAGATCCCGACCGTGGTCACCGTCGTCGACGAACAACTCCCCCGCAACGCCAGCGGCAAGATCCTGAAGCGCCAACTCCGCGACTCCCTCACCTGACCCGGGTCCACGCGGGTCAGGTGCCAGAGGTGACGGGTGAGGCGCAGCCGAACCCGTTACCGGCGGTCACCTGACTCCGGGGTCCTGTTGGTCGGCCCGACGACTCGTTCCCTCGGGTTCGCGCGCCGACCCCGGGTCAGGTGATCGACGGTAACGGCTCGTTCCTCGCCGTCACCTCTGACACCTGACCCGACGCACCCTCGTTCCTCGCCGTCACCTCTGACACCTGACCCGGAGTGCGCTCGTCCGACCCGCTTGTTGGTCGCGACGGTCGGGACACTACGGTCCGGCGGCATGGAACTCGAGAACAGGGTCGTGGTCATCACCGGTGGCGGTTCGGGTATCGGCGAGGCCCTCGCCAAGGCGGCGAACGCGGCCGGTGCTCGCCACGTGGTCGTCGCCGACCTGCACGGCGCCGAAGCCGAACGGGTCGCTGCCGAGATCGGCGGCACCGGCGTCGAGATCGACGTGCGCGACGAGGCGGCGATCAAGCAGCTCGTCGACGACACCGAGTCGGCGCAGGGCCCGATCGACCTGTTCGTCTCCAACGCCGGCTACGTCACCACCGCCGGCCTCGAGGACTCCAACGAGGCGATCCAGAACATGTGGGAAGTGCACTGCATGGCCCACATCTACGCCGCCCGCGCCGTGCTGCCCTCGATGATCGCCCGCGGTGAGGGCTACCTGCTCAACACGGCGTCTGCCGCCGGACTGCTCACCCAGATCGGATCGCTCGCCTACTCGGTCACCAAGGCCGCCGCGGTCTCGATCGGCGAGTGGATCTCGGTGAGCCACCATCAC contains:
- a CDS encoding class I adenylate-forming enzyme family protein — translated: MGMTFDEAVDAVCAPGTMFEITDGEVHGRPTTLFVHTPPNIRGLFAMAAGRTDDFIVFEDERWTMPDVLDHAGRIGHALVHDLGVAKGDRVGIAMRNYPEWITAFTAITSIGAIAVPLNAWWVTDEIVYAVNDSGCSVILCDEERLGRIEAAAPGEIAARLVTVRCGERDGAIRLEDILVEGATMPDVDIDPDDDVTILYTSGTTGFPKGAVSTHRALLSALMSFAARAAVSAAREPAPPESDVPAQSAMMLCVPLFHVTGLVPVMLGSFVSGAKLVMTYKWDPERALELIEQERVTNFVGVPTMSWDLLEAPSFAERDTSSLVSVGGGGAPMPAELVRRIEDNFPNGRPGLGYGMTETNAYGPQITGDDFLQRPTSTGRPVPTMEVRVTDPEGNPLPPNEKGEIWFRGPNLIRGYWNRPDATADTIVDGWLRSGDIGHLDEEGWVYVSDRAKDMVLRGGENIYSAHVEAAIYEHPAVYEAAVYGVPHERLGEEVACHVMVKPGESLEASELQQFLAERLAKFEIPTVVTVVDEQLPRNASGKILKRQLRDSLT
- a CDS encoding MFS transporter, whose protein sequence is MREVVVESAVERDQNRWLALAALTLPVLIISMDATILGFAIPELSTALAPSSSQLLWIIDVYSFVLAGLLVTMGIVGDRIGRRRLLLIGAAAFSVASVLAAFAPSAEALIAARALLGVAGATLMPSTLALIRNVFTDDQERQMAIAIWAVAFSVGAAIGPIVGGFLLDHYWWGSVFLVGVPVTALLLVVGPRLLPESRDPDPQPFDIPSAVLSMVAMFSVVYAMKSFAEHGTSTVAWITLAVGLVGGYRFVRRQQRLDDPMIDVGLFRIPRFTMAISGNLVACFGFSGSMYFVAQHLQLVTGMSAFRAGLSLLPSVAATILVTLSAPAAARRIGTFRVISLGLTAGAVGFFLLSIVGADSSTAQIVGSILVLNAGLSAAMAVAVDGVMSALPPERAGAGASVSETANELGIALGTAVLGSIAATVYRGEIADATTLPTEALETARETLGAAQSVASELGGAAGDQLVAVANDAFVAGTQVAATVAALAFVPLAIWAWMLGRPRQSAER
- a CDS encoding TetR/AcrR family transcriptional regulator, giving the protein MARPSSRDQILDTLEQVIVDRGAVSVTLELVADEAGVSKGGLLYHFPTKSAMFHGLLDRCDAQIDEEILTAPDDPADLVRWTIGLAYGSAERPSRLWQAVIDASGSGDQSYDERLVALIERSYEPLDRLGPIGAAHTRLVADGLYFAPYMGTPTPAVELVEGVIDAIIAELGD
- a CDS encoding SDR family oxidoreductase, which produces MELENRVVVITGGGSGIGEALAKAANAAGARHVVVADLHGAEAERVAAEIGGTGVEIDVRDEAAIKQLVDDTESAQGPIDLFVSNAGYVTTAGLEDSNEAIQNMWEVHCMAHIYAARAVLPSMIARGEGYLLNTASAAGLLTQIGSLAYSVTKAAAVSIGEWISVSHHHQGIRVSVLCPQAVATNIISNSPDYDGSDPDLGGSVASGDGVLTSDEVAQKCLEAIRDEKFLVLPHDEVATYVERKATDRDRWLAGMRRFQTALYPDGVLPGDAIAPKV
- a CDS encoding 3-hydroxyacyl-CoA dehydrogenase NAD-binding domain-containing protein, which produces MAQLSESVTLDREGDVAVITIDNPPVNALSWHVRQGLADGFAQAVEGGASAIVLICAGRTFIAGADISEFGQKPQGPSLHDTQLAMENAPVPVIAAIHGTALGGGLEVALCAHYRVALDSSKFGLPEVNLGLLPGAGGTQRLPRLVGVPKALDMMTSGRHIGAAEALGDGLIDEMVEGDHDALRNAALAFAARAVANNMPLAKVRDRDEKVAEARGNEQLFADFRATIARKTRGFLAPEYNVRCVEAAANLPFDEGLQVEAELFRELVTGSQSAAQRYYFFAERAANKIPDVPKDTPLVDIQRVGVLGAGTMGGGIAMNFANIGIPVTIVERDLESLDRGLGVVRKNYERSRSTTAEQVEQRMSLLTGSTDKADFADCDLVIEAVFEDMELKKSVFAELDQICKPGAIMASNTSFLDIDEIASATSRPESVIGMHFFSPANVMKLLEVIRGEQTSASVIATAMALGKQIKKVAVLSRVCPGFIGNRILAQRRFEADRLILEGATPEQVDRVLYDFGLPMGPFAMMDLAGLDIGWKAETSKGSTVRDILCESGRRGQKNGRGYYTYDPETRAATPDPEVVAMIREFAISKGYEQREVTDQEVLERCLYPMINEGAKILDEGVAIRGSDVDVVWVNGYGWPVYRGGPMFWADSVGLPEVVAKIREYGERLDGDHWELSPLMEKLATEGGQLHQFSN